The Streptomyces sp. TLI_105 DNA segment CTGCCTGTTGTTGCGGAGCTGGAGGCGGTTGAGGGCGGAGAGGGCGAAGGTCTGCGCGAACATGTCGTACCGCGCGAACCTCTCCGCCAGTTCCGGCTTCGACTCCTGGTAGGCGCGCACGCACTCCGCGACCGTGCGCCAGAAGTCGTCCTCGTCGAGGACGCCCTCCGCCGCCAGGGTCGCGCCCAGGAAGCGGAAGAAGCAGTCGAAGACGTCCGTGAAGACCGAGAGGAGCTTCATGTCCTCCGGGACCTCGGCACGGACGCGCTCCACCGCCGGCGGGAGGACCGCCGCCGGGTCCATCACGCAGATCTCCTCCGCGATGTCCTTGAAGACCGCCCGCTCGACCGCCCCCCGCTCGTCCAGGACCAGGATCACGTTCTCGCCGTGCGGCATGTAGACCAGGTCGTACGCGTAGAAGCAGTGCAGGATCGGGAGGAGGTACGCGTCCAGGTACTTCCGGAGCCACTCCCTCGGCCTCAGGCCCGACTCCTTGACCAGCGCGCCCGCGAAGGACGCGCCCGCGTGGTCCAGGTGGAGGAGGGAGGCCATCGTCGCCAGGCGCTCGCCCTCGGCGAGGGACGGCACCGGGGACTCGCGCCAGAGCGCGGCCAGCATCTTGCGGTAGGGGGAGTAGCGGTCGGTGGCGGCCTCGTACTCCAGGTGCCGGTAGCCGACCGCCGCCCGCTCGCGGATGATCGAGAACCGCGCCGCCTTCAGCGTGGCGTCCGCCTCGACCAGACCGTGCAGCCAGTCGTTGATCGCCGGCGTGGCCTCCATGTACGCGGCCGACAGGCCCCGCATGAAGCCCATGTTGAGGACGGACAGGGCTGTTTTGACGTAGTGCTTCGTCGGGTCCGAGGCGTTGAAGAAGGTGCGGATCGACTGCTGCGCCAGGTAGGTGTCGTCGCCCTCGCCCAGGTACACCAGGCGCTGCTGCGCCACCTCGGCGGCGAAGGTGACGGACAGCTTGTTCCACCACTGCCAGGGGTGGGCCGGCATGAGGAGGTAGTCGGCCGGGTCGAGACCGCGCTCGGTGAGGGTCGCGGCGAAGCCGTCCACCGTCGCGTCGCCGAGCTCGGCGCGGATGAACGCCTCGTACGAGATGTCCGCCCCGGCCGTGAAGGTGGCCCGGTCGCGGCGCGCGGCCAGCCAGATCAGCCGGATCCCGCTCGCGGCCTCCGGGGCGTACGCCCGGTACTCGTCGACGCCGAAGCCCAGCCGGCCGTTGTTGGCGACGAAGCAGGGGTGGCCCTCGGTCATCCCGGTCTCGATCGCCTGGAAGCCGGCGCGGGCCAGTTCGGCGGAGGCCACGGGCGGCTTGGTCGACTTGTAGGCCGTGCCGGCCAGGGTGGAGGAGATCTCCTCCAGGTAGACCGGGAGGATCTCGTCGCTCAGGCCGAGGGAGCCGCGCAGCTCGGTGACGAACTGCAGAGCGTCCAGGGGGAGCTGTTCGTCGCCCCGGTGGCGGCTGATCGAGTCCGGGTAGACCTGCCAGTGGTCGAGCGCGAAGCGGTCGGCGGTGAAGCGGTACTCGGTCGCGCCGTCGTCGCTGAGGACCTGGTAGCGGCTCTCGCCCAGCTCCTTGGGGTGGAGCAGCCGCTCGTGGGCGAACTCGGCGAGGCCCTTGCGGATCAGGGCGCGGTTGGCGGCGGCCCAGCGCTCGGGGGTGAGGTGTGCGACGGGGTTCACAGGGCGGCTCCGACGGCGGTCTCGAACTGGGCGCGGGTGCAGAAGCTCAGCAGGGCCTTCTTCTCGGGCTTCTGTATCTCGCGCTCGGGCACGAAGCCGACGGCCTCGTTGAGCGCGTGGACGGCCTTGTTGCGGACGTCGGGCTCGACGACCACGCGGGCGGTCGCCGGGTCGGCGAACAGCTCCGTCATCACGGCGGTGATCACGGTCCGGGTGAAGCCGTGCACGGGGGTGTCGGTGGGCGCGACGAGGAAGTGCATCCCGACGTCGCCGGGCCGCGCCTCGTACAGCCCGACCAGCTCGACCCGAGAGGGGTCGTACCGCTCCATCAGGAAGGCGGGCTCGCCGTCGACGAGGCCGATGAAGGCGTCGTGGTGCGGGTTCGCGGCGATCGCCATGTACTCGCGCTCGACGTCCTGGAGCTTCGCGTCCTGCATCATCCAGAAGGCGGCCTTGGGGTGGGTGACCCAGGGGTGGATCAGCTCGGCGTCCTTCAAGGGGTCGAGGGGACGTATGTGGACGCCACCAGGAGATGTGTTGGTGCGGGACATGCAATCTTCCTTCGAGGGCTGGTCGGATCCGGGCCTGGGAGAGGGTGGAGGACCAAGGGGCGGACAAACGTGACGAGGACCGTGTCGCACATGTGTCCCGTGGCGTCCGGGGCTTGAATTCATGCGGATTTCGGAGGCAGCCTCAGGCACATGACAGAGGGGGTGGTGAAGAGGGCGTTCAAGTACCGCTTCCATCCGACCGACGAGCAGGCAGCACAGCTCTTGCGCACCTTCGGTTGCGTCCGGAAGGTCTACAACCTTGCCCTGGCAGAACGCGATCGTGTGTGGCGGGATGAGCAGCGAGGGCTGAGGTACGGAGACACTTCGGCCTTGCTGACTCGGTGGAAGCAGGCCGATGAGTACGCATACCTCCGAGAAGTGTCCTGTGTTCCGTTGCAACAGGCGTTGCGACACCAGCAGGCCGCTTTCGCCGGTTTCTTCGCCAAGCGATCGAAGTACCCCCGGTTCAATCGGAGGCGTGACCTCCTGCACCGACTGACCACCCGACTCGTTCGTGACAACCAAACGATCGTGATCGAGGATCTGGCCGTACGGAACATGGTGCGGAACCACTCGCTCGCACGGGCGATCTCCGACGCGTCCTGGGCGGAGTTCCGCAGTCTGCTGGAGTACAAGTGCCAGTGGTACGGGCGAGAGCTGGTCGTCGTCGACCGATGGCTCCCGAGCAGCAAGCTCTGTTCGGCCTGCGGTACGGCGAAAGCGCATCTCGCACTGAACGAGCGCACCTTTCGGTGTGACAATCCCGCGTGTGGCCTGGTCCTGGACCGGGACGTGAACGCGGCACGCAACATCCTGGCCGCCGGGCTGGCGGTGACAGTCTGTGGAGACGGTGGAAGACCTCAACGGAACTCTCCGGGCGGGCAGCGGTCGACGAAACGGAAAACCCAGCCAGTGATGGCGGGAACCCTGGGCCTCGCAGGGCCCGGGCAAGGTCAAACCGCGAACTCCTGGAAAGCGATGGTCTTCTCTACCTGGTAGTACTCGGACCCCAGCATCTCCCCGATGATGTACGCGTTGCGGTACGGGCCCATGCCCAGGTCGGGCGAGGTGATCGAGTGGGTGTGCACGCCGGCGTTCTGCAGGAAGATCCCCCGGCCGGTGGTGTCGATCGCGTAGTTGCGGGCCACGTCGAAGCGGCCGTGGCCGTCGAAGCGGAGACGGTCCTCGACCGGCTTCAGGAAGGCGGGGACGGCGTACTTGTAGCCCGTGGCGAGGATCAGGCCCTCGGTCTCGACGGTGAAGTCCTTCTCCTGCTCCTCCTGGCGGAAGCCGAGCGTGTACGTGCCCGTCGTGGAGTCGTACGCGGCCGTGTGCAGGGCCGAGTTGGTGAGCAGGCGGGTGGGGACCGGGCCGTCCAGGTT contains these protein-coding regions:
- a CDS encoding IucA/IucC family siderophore biosynthesis protein; this translates as MNPVAHLTPERWAAANRALIRKGLAEFAHERLLHPKELGESRYQVLSDDGATEYRFTADRFALDHWQVYPDSISRHRGDEQLPLDALQFVTELRGSLGLSDEILPVYLEEISSTLAGTAYKSTKPPVASAELARAGFQAIETGMTEGHPCFVANNGRLGFGVDEYRAYAPEAASGIRLIWLAARRDRATFTAGADISYEAFIRAELGDATVDGFAATLTERGLDPADYLLMPAHPWQWWNKLSVTFAAEVAQQRLVYLGEGDDTYLAQQSIRTFFNASDPTKHYVKTALSVLNMGFMRGLSAAYMEATPAINDWLHGLVEADATLKAARFSIIRERAAVGYRHLEYEAATDRYSPYRKMLAALWRESPVPSLAEGERLATMASLLHLDHAGASFAGALVKESGLRPREWLRKYLDAYLLPILHCFYAYDLVYMPHGENVILVLDERGAVERAVFKDIAEEICVMDPAAVLPPAVERVRAEVPEDMKLLSVFTDVFDCFFRFLGATLAAEGVLDEDDFWRTVAECVRAYQESKPELAERFARYDMFAQTFALSALNRLQLRNNRQMVDLADPSAALQLVGDLVNPIARFA
- a CDS encoding GNAT family N-acetyltransferase — its product is MSRTNTSPGGVHIRPLDPLKDAELIHPWVTHPKAAFWMMQDAKLQDVEREYMAIAANPHHDAFIGLVDGEPAFLMERYDPSRVELVGLYEARPGDVGMHFLVAPTDTPVHGFTRTVITAVMTELFADPATARVVVEPDVRNKAVHALNEAVGFVPEREIQKPEKKALLSFCTRAQFETAVGAAL
- a CDS encoding transposase, with protein sequence MTEGVVKRAFKYRFHPTDEQAAQLLRTFGCVRKVYNLALAERDRVWRDEQRGLRYGDTSALLTRWKQADEYAYLREVSCVPLQQALRHQQAAFAGFFAKRSKYPRFNRRRDLLHRLTTRLVRDNQTIVIEDLAVRNMVRNHSLARAISDASWAEFRSLLEYKCQWYGRELVVVDRWLPSSKLCSACGTAKAHLALNERTFRCDNPACGLVLDRDVNAARNILAAGLAVTVCGDGGRPQRNSPGGQRSTKRKTQPVMAGTLGLAGPGQGQTANSWKAMVFSTW